A region of the Desulfovibrio sp. Huiquan2017 genome:
TGAGTTACATTACCTTAAATCGGCTCAGCAAGAAGTGGACGCGTTGCTGCGCCTGCACGCCAGGGAACAAGACGAGGCGCGACGCATCGCCGCCATGAGGTCCGTTCCCGGCGTCGGCGAGGTGGTGGCGACGGCCTTTGCGGCCGAGATCTATCGGCCCGAACGGTTTACCCGCAGCGAGGAGGTGACGGCGTACCTCGGGCTGGCTCCGGTAGTTCGGCAAAGCGGCGGCGGAAAGGGAAAATCGTTCATCCGACCGGTGGGACAACGCCGATTGCGAAGCCTGCTCGTGGAAGCGGCCTGGGGCTGGAAGCAACGGGATGCGTGGGCGCGGGAATTTTACAACCGGATTTTGAGCCGACACGGCGTGCCGCAAAAGGCGATTACCGCGTTGGCTCGAAAGCTGGCCGCAGTGCTGTGNTCCATTGGCTCGGTTTACTTGGGTTGGATGGCTTCGAGGTCCACGGCGATGTGTACGGTGTTGCCGACCATGAAGCCGCCGCCGTCCAGAGGGGCGTTCCAGTCCACGCCGTAGTCGCGGCGGTCGATGGAGAACAGGGCGGTGGCGCCCCGGCGGGTATTGCCCCAGGGGTCCACGCGCGGGTCGTCGAGGCCGGCGACGTTCAGCTGGATCTCGTGGGAGGTGCCCTTGATGGTCAGCACGCCCGCCACGGAGATGCCTTTTTCGGACGGAAAGACCCGGGTGCTCTTGAAGGTCATGGTCGGGTGTATTTCGGCCGCGAAGAAATCGCCGCTCTTGAGGTGGGCGTCCCGGGCCTCGACGCCCGTGTCGATTTTATTGACGTCGATGGTGATGTTCAGGGCGGTGGGCTTGCCGTGGTCGAAGTCGATGGTCCCGGTGACGGCCGGGAACATGCCGCGCACCTGGGCGATCATCATATGCCGGATGGAGAAGTGGGCGGCGGAGTGGTCCGGGTCCACCTTCCAGGTTTGGGCGTTGGCTGTGGCGGCCAGGGCCAGGACCGGCAGCAGGACGAGCGACAGAAGCAGGGCGCGGAGTCGTTTGGTTTGTTTCATGGTTGGAGTCCTTGTGGTTTCGTGCTGGTTGTTTTCTCCGATGATACCCGCTTTTCGCCCGACCGCAAGGGGGGCGCGGCGGACAGCTCTCACGAGAACGAGGGCGGCCCGGGCTGCTTCGATTTGCTTCGGGTGCAGAACCGGTAGGTCAGGAACGCGCCGATCAGCGCGCCGACGGCCAGGGTGCCGAGCAGGAGCAGGATGCGCGAGGTGGCGAAGGTGAACCAGAGGAATGAGACCTGGGTCTGCTCGGTGTTCTGGAGCAGGAAAACGATCCACAGGAGCACCAGGGCGACGATGGTGCCGAGGCGGATTTTTCGCCAGGTGGTCATTCCGGTCTTGGGTTGGTTTCGGTCCGGGGCGGACGGGGTTTTTTCCATGGGAGCCTCCTTTTCGGGACTATATCCATTTGCGTTTCTTGAAATAGAAGAGCATGGCCGCGACCACCGCGCCCATGATGCCGAGGAGGACGAAATAGCCGTGGCGGAGTTTCAGTTCGGGCATGAATTCGAAGTTCATGCCGTAGACGCCCGCCAGAAAGGAAAGGGGGATGAAAATGGTGGCGAAGATGGTCAGAAACTTCATCACGTCGTTGAGGCGGTTGGCCATGGCCATGTTGTAGCTGTTCAAGTGGTCGTTGAGCATCTCGCGGTAGGTCTCCACGGCCTCGGTGGTCTGCTCGGCCATGTCCGTCAGGTCGCGCAGGTACGGGGTGATTTCCTCGGCCACGAGCTCGCTTTCGGTCCTGGCCAGCTTGAGGGCGATCTCCCGTGCCGGACGCACGGCCCGGCGCACGAAGGCCATCTCCCGACGGTAGAGGTTGATCTCTTCGAGCAGTTCCGGGGAGGGATCGTCCAAGACCTCCTCGTCGAACGCCTCGATGCGTTCCCCCATGATCTCGATGACCTTGAGATAGTTTTCGAAGACGCAGTCGAGCAGGGCGTAGAGCAGATAATCCGGGCCGCGCCGCCGCAGTCTGCCGGACTGGTGGCGGATGCGGTCGCGCACGGGTTCGAACACATCGCCGGGCTGTTCCTGGAAGGTGATCAGGCAGCGGCCGGTGAGCACGCAGGAGAGCTGTTCCGAGATGATCCGGTCGTGGGTCGGGTTGATGGAGAGCATCTTCAGGGTGATGAAGAGCATGTCCGGGTATTCGTCCATCTTGGGCCGATGGCCGGTGTTGACGATGTCTTCGAGGATGAGCGGGGAGATGGAAAAGGCTTGGCCCACGCGCTCCATGACCTCGGGAACATGCAGGCCGTCCAGGTTGAGCCAGGAGGTGGTCTTGCTGCCCAGGCAGGGGGAGAGCGCGGCCGCTTCGGGCACGACCTCGTCGCGCAGGGTCTCCTCATCGTAGTCGATGATCCGCAGGCTCGGTTCGTCGGTTTTTTGTT
Encoded here:
- a CDS encoding transposase translates to ELHYLKSAQQEVDALLRLHAREQDEARRIAAMRSVPGVGEVVATAFAAEIYRPERFTRSEEVTAYLGLAPVVRQSGGGKGKSFIRPVGQRRLRSLLVEAAWGWKQRDAWAREFYNRILSRHGVPQKAITALARKLAAVLXSIGSVYLGWMASRSTAMCTVLPTMKPPPSRGAFQSTP
- a CDS encoding YceI family protein, yielding MKQTKRLRALLLSLVLLPVLALAATANAQTWKVDPDHSAAHFSIRHMMIAQVRGMFPAVTGTIDFDHGKPTALNITIDVNKIDTGVEARDAHLKSGDFFAAEIHPTMTFKSTRVFPSEKGISVAGVLTIKGTSHEIQLNVAGLDDPRVDPWGNTRRGATALFSIDRRDYGVDWNAPLDGGGFMVGNTVHIAVDLEAIQPK
- a CDS encoding LapA family protein; its protein translation is MEKTPSAPDRNQPKTGMTTWRKIRLGTIVALVLLWIVFLLQNTEQTQVSFLWFTFATSRILLLLGTLAVGALIGAFLTYRFCTRSKSKQPGPPSFS
- the corA gene encoding magnesium/cobalt transporter CorA encodes the protein MARFLKKNDMTAGKPPGSLIFIGQQKTDEPSLRIIDYDEETLRDEVVPEAAALSPCLGSKTTSWLNLDGLHVPEVMERVGQAFSISPLILEDIVNTGHRPKMDEYPDMLFITLKMLSINPTHDRIISEQLSCVLTGRCLITFQEQPGDVFEPVRDRIRHQSGRLRRRGPDYLLYALLDCVFENYLKVIEIMGERIEAFDEEVLDDPSPELLEEINLYRREMAFVRRAVRPAREIALKLARTESELVAEEITPYLRDLTDMAEQTTEAVETYREMLNDHLNSYNMAMANRLNDVMKFLTIFATIFIPLSFLAGVYGMNFEFMPELKLRHGYFVLLGIMGAVVAAMLFYFKKRKWI